GATTACCTGTTTTACTTTCTTTCAACCTGATTTAATATTAGTTCATCGTTGTTATTTTCAAAAAATATTCCATTAGATTCTTGAGAAATTCTTTTTGACTTGCTTAATATCCTGATAAAGCAATCCGGGAATAATTTCTTAATGATGGAGATGCGATTATTTTTGAGATCGCTTTTAAGAAAATTATCCAGTTTTTTTTCATATTCGGATTCGAGTTGCCTGCAATCGTTTTCAGGAAGAATTATCATTTTTTCTTTCAGGAAAGGAGCAACAGTAATCTCCAGTTCAGTCGGAATGGAAAACGGACTTCCTATAGAACCAATTTTTATATTACTGCCGCTTTGAGTTAATCCGCCCTTGATAAAAGTTTCTTCTTCACCGGAAATTCCCTGCTCTGATATTAACTTACAGAAGCGAGCATTTTTATGTATGATCATTTTTCCATGGCAGAAGATTTGTGATTTTTCCGCAGCTTTAAATTCGATATTTCCCTCGACCCGGATTTCAGAATTAATCAGATCACCATTTATTTTTATATCACCGGGAACTTGCAAAGTTTCATTTATGATATCTTTATTAAAAATAATCTGCTCAAAAACATTGATTTTTTTCTGCTTATCTGTGAAAAAATAACCTTCTTTTTCGGAATATATTTTGTTTTTGGAAAAATATACATTCTTCCCGATCAAGTTTTGGATACAATGTTCTCTACCTTCTTC
This sequence is a window from Candidatus Cloacimonadota bacterium. Protein-coding genes within it:
- a CDS encoding DUF342 domain-containing protein translates to EEGREHCIQNLIGKNVYFSKNKIYSEKEGYFFTDKQKKINVFEQIIFNKDIINETLQVPGDIKINGDLINSEIRVEGNIEFKAAEKSQIFCHGKMIIHKNARFCKLISEQGISGEEETFIKGGLTQSGSNIKIGSIGSPFSIPTELEITVAPFLKEKMIILPENDCRQLESEYEKKLDNFLKSDLKNNRISIIKKLFPDCFIRILSKSKRISQESNGIFFENNNDELILNQVERK